In Longimicrobiaceae bacterium, one DNA window encodes the following:
- a CDS encoding 3-hydroxyacyl-CoA dehydrogenase family protein translates to MNTTSAAFAPVEAANDEDTPDTPRRIATVGVVGAGVMGVGVAQSLAQTGHRAVLLDLEDEVLGRARREIERNVRFHGMIARQKGGPALPELMERITFTTDYAPFAECDFVVENATEKEAVKKGIYPVIDEVCPPHAVFAANTSCISITRIGGWTRRPDRVLGMHFMNPVPLKPVVETIRGHYTSPETVGTALQLLKQMGKEGIVVNDLPGFVSNRVLMLTINEAVWEVMDGVASAEDVDRIFVTCFGHKMGPLATGDLIGLDTILYSLEVLQESYGDPKFRPCPLLRKMVDAGLHGRKTGKGFFDYTV, encoded by the coding sequence ATGAACACGACCTCTGCGGCCTTCGCGCCGGTCGAGGCAGCCAACGACGAGGACACCCCGGACACGCCACGCCGGATCGCCACGGTGGGCGTGGTCGGCGCGGGGGTGATGGGAGTGGGCGTCGCGCAGAGCCTGGCGCAGACCGGGCATCGCGCCGTGCTGCTCGACCTCGAGGACGAGGTCCTGGGCAGGGCGAGGCGCGAGATCGAGCGCAACGTACGCTTCCACGGGATGATCGCCCGGCAGAAGGGCGGCCCGGCGCTCCCGGAGCTGATGGAGCGGATCACCTTCACCACGGACTACGCGCCCTTCGCGGAGTGCGACTTCGTGGTGGAGAACGCCACGGAGAAGGAAGCCGTCAAGAAGGGGATCTACCCCGTCATCGACGAGGTCTGCCCGCCGCACGCGGTGTTCGCGGCCAACACGTCGTGCATCTCCATCACGCGGATTGGCGGGTGGACCCGCCGCCCGGACCGGGTGCTGGGGATGCACTTCATGAACCCGGTGCCGCTCAAGCCGGTCGTGGAGACCATCCGCGGCCACTACACCTCGCCGGAGACCGTCGGCACCGCGCTCCAGCTCCTGAAGCAGATGGGGAAGGAGGGGATCGTGGTGAACGACCTCCCCGGCTTCGTCTCCAACCGCGTGCTGATGCTCACCATCAACGAGGCCGTGTGGGAGGTGATGGACGGCGTCGCCAGCGCGGAGGACGTGGACCGGATCTTCGTCACCTGCTTCGGGCACAAGATGGGGCCGCTCGCCACGGGCGACCTGATCGGGCTGGACACCATCCTGTACTCGCTGGAGGTGCTCCAGGAGAGCTACGGGGATCCCAAGTTCCGTCCCTGCCCGCTGCTCCGGAAGATGGTCGACGCGGGCCTGCACGGAAGAAAGACCGGGAAGGGTTTTTTCGACTACACGGTCTGA
- a CDS encoding YceI family protein, which yields MKTRRTMLAAVLALGMGVLPAWRTGGAAAEYEIDQSHSQVLFRVKHMGISTVTGRFRDFSGTIVYDPQNLAASSARATIRTASIDTDNDRRDAHLRSADFFEAEKHPEISFTANRVRAASGESFKLDGTLTMRGVTRPITLDVERAGPVRGPDGRERMAFNATTRLDRTDYGLTWNRALEAGGVVVSNEVQIVLELAAIRKP from the coding sequence ATGAAGACGCGTCGTACGATGCTGGCCGCGGTGCTGGCCCTGGGCATGGGCGTCCTGCCGGCGTGGCGCACGGGCGGGGCCGCCGCCGAGTACGAGATCGACCAGTCCCACTCGCAGGTGCTGTTCAGGGTCAAGCACATGGGAATCAGCACGGTGACCGGTCGCTTCCGCGACTTTTCGGGGACGATCGTGTACGACCCGCAGAACCTGGCGGCGTCGAGCGCCCGCGCCACGATCCGGACGGCCAGCATCGACACGGACAACGACCGGCGCGACGCCCACCTGCGGAGCGCCGACTTCTTCGAGGCGGAGAAGCACCCGGAGATCAGCTTCACGGCGAACCGCGTGCGCGCGGCTTCCGGCGAGTCGTTCAAGCTGGACGGCACCCTCACGATGCGCGGCGTCACCCGGCCGATCACGCTGGACGTGGAGCGGGCGGGGCCGGTGCGCGGGCCGGACGGCCGGGAGCGCATGGCGTTCAACGCCACGACCCGGCTGGACCGGACCGACTACGGGCTGACCTGGAACCGCGCGCTGGAGGCGGGGGGCGTAGTGGTGAGCAACGAGGTGCAGATCGTCCTCGAGCTGGCCGCGATCCGCAAACCGTGA
- a CDS encoding 4'-phosphopantetheinyl transferase superfamily protein, with the protein MSAADPAWGSAPDTVTAREGEVHVWSAPLDPPGEAVRRYGALLAPDERARAGRFHFERDRRRFTVARGVLRSMLGRYLGLDPRRVEFRYESHGKPALAGEPAAGGLRFNVSHSGEMALYAVAAGRELGVDVEEVRPMEDGLQIAERFFSAAEVAAFRALPAEIRDDAFFNCWTRKEAFIKAVGEGLSFPLHVFDVTLAPGEPARLLASRDPNQAERWSLRGLPDPAPGYRAAVVVEGDGWGLACWRWEEPATR; encoded by the coding sequence GTGAGCGCGGCCGATCCGGCCTGGGGGTCCGCCCCGGACACCGTCACGGCGCGGGAGGGGGAGGTGCACGTCTGGTCCGCGCCGCTGGACCCGCCCGGGGAGGCGGTGCGCCGCTACGGCGCGCTGCTCGCCCCGGACGAGCGGGCCCGGGCGGGCCGCTTCCACTTCGAGCGCGACCGGAGGCGCTTCACGGTGGCGCGCGGGGTGCTCCGGTCGATGCTCGGCCGCTACCTGGGGCTGGATCCCCGCAGGGTGGAGTTCCGCTACGAGTCGCACGGGAAGCCGGCGCTCGCCGGAGAGCCCGCCGCGGGCGGGCTCCGCTTCAACGTGTCGCACTCCGGGGAGATGGCGCTCTACGCGGTGGCCGCGGGTCGGGAGCTCGGCGTCGACGTGGAGGAGGTGCGCCCCATGGAGGACGGCCTGCAGATCGCGGAGCGGTTCTTCTCGGCGGCTGAGGTGGCTGCGTTCCGGGCGCTCCCGGCGGAGATCCGCGACGACGCGTTCTTCAACTGCTGGACGCGCAAGGAGGCGTTCATCAAGGCGGTGGGCGAGGGGCTCTCGTTCCCGCTGCACGTCTTCGACGTGACGCTGGCGCCGGGCGAGCCGGCGCGTCTGCTGGCGTCGCGCGACCCGAACCAGGCCGAGCGGTGGTCGCTGCGGGGGCTCCCCGACCCGGCGCCGGGGTACCGGGCCGCGGTCGTGGTGGAGGGCGACGGATGGGGCCTCGCCTGCTGGCGCTGGGAAGAGCCCGCTACGCGGTAG
- a CDS encoding thioesterase II family protein — MKLHTAPDRWIARRSPGPAARLRLFCFPYAGGGASIYRDWQQSLPAEVDVCPVQLPGRENRFAEPPFDRLAPLVQTLADALAPHMDAPFAFYGYSNGALVGFELARELRRRGMRGPEQLFAAACPAPHLPDRDPPIHALPDGELVAEIRRLNGTPDEVFHSDELMQLLIPLLRADAAIHETYVHPPEEPLDVPITASGGTNDPKADRAEMEAWAEHTRAGFSLRMVPGDHFFIHSALPVVLRDLAQDLQGILRRVREPQRA, encoded by the coding sequence ATGAAGCTCCACACCGCGCCGGACCGCTGGATCGCGCGCCGCTCCCCTGGCCCGGCGGCGCGTCTCCGGCTCTTCTGCTTTCCCTACGCCGGGGGCGGGGCCTCGATCTACCGCGACTGGCAGCAGAGTCTTCCGGCAGAGGTCGACGTGTGCCCGGTGCAGCTTCCTGGACGGGAGAACCGGTTCGCCGAGCCGCCCTTCGACCGCCTCGCCCCCCTGGTGCAGACGCTGGCCGACGCGCTCGCGCCGCACATGGACGCGCCGTTCGCCTTCTACGGCTACAGCAACGGCGCGCTGGTCGGCTTCGAGCTCGCGCGGGAGCTGCGGCGGCGCGGGATGCGCGGGCCGGAGCAACTGTTCGCGGCCGCGTGTCCCGCGCCCCACCTCCCCGACCGGGACCCGCCGATCCACGCGCTCCCGGACGGCGAGCTGGTCGCGGAGATCCGGCGCCTCAACGGGACCCCGGACGAAGTGTTCCACAGCGACGAGCTGATGCAGCTCCTGATCCCGCTGCTCCGCGCCGATGCGGCCATTCACGAGACGTACGTCCACCCGCCGGAGGAGCCGCTCGACGTGCCCATCACCGCGAGCGGTGGGACGAACGACCCCAAGGCGGACCGCGCGGAGATGGAGGCCTGGGCGGAGCACACCCGCGCGGGCTTCTCCCTGCGCATGGTGCCCGGCGACCATTTCTTCATCCACTCCGCCCTTCCCGTGGTCCTCCGGGACCTTGCGCAGGACCTCCAGGGGATCCTGCGCCGGGTGCGGGAGCCGCAGCGGGCGTGA
- a CDS encoding helix-turn-helix domain-containing protein: MHPDAVLRERVHRAAGERFECITVPTWESLARFLDEAPLTSLAVVDPYAEMPGRRELSPQLRMLLGRFPAVTVLAALEIQPGRFHDLRTLGEWGVSEVIALDRDETTESIARKIRAMQGRLTRSFLTNALPSFVSSRGRAVLLAATEVATGGGQGADLASALNLSDRALLRWCERSHLPPPRRLLAWIRVLLAAELLDYPDETVLSVAHTCGYATDSSLRRAVYEFTGATPTELRRTGAFATAADAFLAELLRLREAASSDPRTGGEDPD, from the coding sequence ATGCATCCCGACGCCGTGCTGCGCGAGCGGGTGCACCGGGCGGCCGGGGAGCGGTTCGAGTGCATCACCGTCCCCACGTGGGAGTCGCTGGCGCGGTTCCTCGACGAGGCACCGCTCACCTCGCTCGCGGTGGTCGATCCCTACGCGGAGATGCCGGGCCGCAGGGAGCTCTCTCCCCAGCTGCGGATGCTCCTCGGCCGATTCCCCGCAGTGACGGTGCTCGCCGCGCTGGAGATCCAGCCCGGGCGCTTCCACGACCTGCGCACCCTGGGCGAGTGGGGCGTCTCCGAGGTGATCGCCCTCGACCGGGACGAGACCACCGAGAGCATCGCGCGGAAGATCCGGGCGATGCAGGGGCGCCTGACGCGCAGCTTCCTCACGAACGCCCTTCCTTCGTTCGTCTCCAGCCGCGGGCGGGCGGTGCTGCTGGCCGCGACCGAGGTCGCCACGGGCGGCGGCCAGGGAGCCGACCTGGCCTCGGCGCTCAACCTCTCAGACCGCGCGCTGCTCCGCTGGTGCGAGCGCTCCCACCTCCCACCGCCCCGGCGCCTCCTGGCGTGGATCCGGGTGCTGCTCGCGGCGGAGCTGCTCGACTACCCGGACGAGACGGTGCTGTCGGTGGCGCACACCTGCGGGTACGCCACCGACAGCAGCCTCCGCCGAGCGGTGTACGAGTTCACCGGCGCCACCCCCACCGAGCTCCGGCGCACCGGCGCGTTCGCCACGGCGGCCGACGCCTTTCTCGCCGAGCTGCTCCGGCTGCGCGAGGCCGCGAGCTCCGACCCGCGGACGGGCGGCGAGGACCCGGACTAG
- a CDS encoding acyl carrier protein: protein MEDNKTRIREFIGRHVRGHELQDDEDIFATGFVNSMFAMQLVQFVEQAFGITVENEDLEIDNFRSVNAIAALVERKAAAPAT from the coding sequence ATGGAAGACAACAAGACCAGGATCCGCGAGTTCATCGGCCGGCACGTCCGCGGGCACGAGCTTCAGGACGACGAGGACATCTTCGCGACCGGGTTCGTGAACTCCATGTTCGCCATGCAGCTGGTCCAGTTCGTGGAGCAGGCGTTCGGGATCACCGTGGAGAACGAGGACCTGGAGATCGACAACTTCCGCTCCGTGAACGCCATCGCGGCACTGGTGGAGCGGAAGGCCGCGGCGCCCGCCACGTGA